A region of Thermincola ferriacetica DNA encodes the following proteins:
- a CDS encoding ABC transporter substrate-binding protein, with product MKRMKKIVTLFLALTVAFGLVGCTGAKKQGENKGAPGGNKEKVFVFGKSGDASGLDPINVTDGESLYVTQQIFDTLLDYEEDSTEVKPGLATEWENSRDGKEWTLKLRQGVKFHDGTPFNAEAVKFNFDRWRDEKNPYHKGGDFSYYTAMFSGFPGVIKDVIVVDEYTVKFVLTKPMAPFLANLAMATFGISSPEAIKKYGEDYFKHPVGTGPFKFVKWEKDQQIVVEKNPEYWGGKPKVDKVVFRVIPDNSARFLELKAGTIDAMIGLNPDDVENVKNDPNLQLLLRPSMNVGYLAINVEKKPFDNLQVRQAINYAINKKALIDAFYAGLAKPAKNPMPPSLWGYNDKVKDYEYDPAKAKALLAEAGYPNGFKTTLWAMPVARDYMPQPKEIGQAIQQDLAKVGIDAKIVTYDWTTYIEKGQNGEHDLYLFGWIGDNGDPDNFLYYLLDKSNTVKGTAGNVSFYKGEKVSALLTEAQRETDQAKRAKLYEEAQELIHEEAPWVPLVHATPPVAARKSITGWVPHATGTECFINIDKTE from the coding sequence ATGAAAAGGATGAAGAAAATTGTCACTTTGTTTCTGGCTCTGACCGTGGCCTTTGGCCTGGTTGGCTGTACCGGGGCAAAAAAGCAGGGAGAGAATAAGGGAGCTCCTGGCGGGAACAAAGAAAAGGTCTTTGTTTTCGGTAAAAGCGGGGATGCATCGGGACTTGACCCCATCAACGTTACTGACGGTGAGAGCCTGTATGTAACTCAGCAAATTTTTGACACTCTGCTGGACTACGAAGAAGATAGCACCGAGGTTAAGCCGGGTTTAGCCACGGAGTGGGAAAATTCAAGAGACGGTAAAGAGTGGACGTTGAAATTGCGGCAAGGTGTTAAATTTCACGATGGCACACCTTTTAATGCCGAGGCTGTGAAGTTTAACTTTGACCGCTGGCGTGACGAAAAGAACCCGTACCATAAAGGCGGGGATTTCAGCTACTATACTGCCATGTTCAGCGGATTTCCCGGGGTTATTAAGGATGTGATAGTCGTTGATGAATATACTGTTAAATTTGTTTTAACGAAGCCCATGGCTCCTTTCCTGGCCAACCTGGCCATGGCCACATTTGGCATTTCCAGCCCTGAGGCCATTAAGAAGTATGGTGAAGATTACTTTAAACATCCCGTCGGTACCGGGCCTTTCAAATTTGTGAAGTGGGAAAAAGACCAGCAGATTGTTGTGGAGAAAAACCCGGAATACTGGGGTGGGAAACCCAAGGTTGACAAGGTTGTCTTCAGGGTCATTCCTGACAACTCAGCCCGGTTCCTGGAGCTGAAGGCCGGCACTATTGACGCGATGATCGGCTTGAATCCTGATGATGTGGAAAATGTGAAGAACGACCCCAATTTGCAACTATTGCTGAGACCCAGTATGAATGTCGGCTACCTGGCCATAAACGTAGAGAAAAAACCCTTTGATAACTTGCAGGTACGCCAGGCTATCAACTATGCAATTAATAAAAAGGCTCTGATTGACGCCTTTTACGCCGGACTCGCCAAACCGGCGAAGAACCCGATGCCGCCTTCTCTGTGGGGCTATAATGACAAAGTAAAAGACTATGAATATGACCCGGCCAAGGCCAAGGCACTGTTGGCGGAAGCGGGTTATCCCAACGGTTTTAAGACTACTCTTTGGGCTATGCCGGTAGCGAGGGATTATATGCCGCAACCAAAGGAGATCGGTCAAGCCATTCAGCAGGATTTGGCCAAAGTCGGTATCGATGCCAAAATAGTTACTTATGACTGGACTACTTACATTGAGAAGGGGCAAAACGGCGAACACGACCTATACCTGTTTGGTTGGATCGGCGACAACGGCGACCCCGATAACTTCCTCTATTATTTGTTAGACAAGAGCAACACCGTTAAAGGTACTGCTGGCAACGTTTCTTTCTACAAGGGAGAAAAAGTTTCCGCTCTGCTGACTGAGGCGCAGAGAGAAACGGACCAGGCTAAACGGGCTAAACTTTATGAGGAAGCTCAAGAGCTGATTCACGAGGAGGCTCCATGGGTACCGCTGGTACATGCCACACCGCCTGTTGCTGCTAGAAAATCAATCACCGGTTGGGTACCTCATGCCACCGGCACTGAGTGCTTCATAAACATTGATAAGACAGAGTAG